In Callospermophilus lateralis isolate mCalLat2 chromosome 4, mCalLat2.hap1, whole genome shotgun sequence, one genomic interval encodes:
- the Mettl1 gene encoding tRNA (guanine-N(7)-)-methyltransferase produces the protein MAGIETGNPVGAEAPQPQKRYYRQRAHSNPMADHTLRYPVKPEEMDWSELYPEFFAPLTQNQSHDDPKDKKENRAQAQVEFADIGCGYGGLLVELSPLFPDTLILGLEIRVKVSDYVQDRIRALRTAPGGGFQNIACLRSNAMKHLPNFFRKGQLTKMFFLFPDPHFKRTKHKWRIISPTLLAEYAYVLRVGGLVYTITDVLELHHWMCTHFEGHPLFERVPLEELSEDPIIEHLGTSTEEGKKVLRNGGKNFPAIFRRIQDPAL, from the exons ATGGCGGGAATCGAGACTGGAAACCCAGTGGGGGCTGAGGCCCCGCAGCCTCAGAAGCGCTACTACCGGCAACGCGCCCACTCCAACCCTATGGCGGACCACACGCTGCGCTA CCCTGTGAAGCCAGAGGAGATGGACTGGTCTGAGCTATATCCAGAGTTCTTCGCCCCACTCACTCAAAATCAGAGCCATGATGACCCAAAGGATAAGAAAGAAAATCGAGCTCAGGCCCAAGTGGAATTTGCAGACATAGGCTGTGGCTATGGTGGCCTGTTAG TGGAACTATCACCACTGTTTCCAGACACTCTGATTCTGGGTCTGGAGATTCGTGTGAAGGTCTCAGACTATGTACAAGACCGGATTCGGGCACTTCGCACAGCCCCTGGAGGTGGCTTCCAGAACATTGCCTGTCTCCGTAGTAATGCCATGAAGCACCTTCCTAACTTCTTCCGCAAAGGCCAG TTGACAAAGATGTTCTTCCTCTTTCCTGATCCACACTTCAAGCGAACAAAGCACAAGTGGCGAATCATCAGTCCCACACTGCTGGCAGAATATGCCTATGTACTAAGAGTTGGG GGGCTGGTATATACCATAACTGATGTGCTGGAGCTACACCACTGGATGTGCACCCATTTTGAAGGGCACCCCTTGTTTGAGCGTGTGCCTCTGGAAGAGCTG AGTGAAGATCCCATTATAGAACATCTAGGCACCTCAACAGAGGAGGGAAAGAAAGTTCTACGTAATGGAGGAAAGAATTTCCCAGCCATCTTCCGAAGAATACAAGATCCTGCCCTCTAG
- the Tsfm gene encoding elongation factor Ts, mitochondrial → MSLLRSLRLFLDARTGTLPAGSLGLQSPQPRHTIHAASWLSASSSSKELLMKLRQKTGYSFVNCKKALETCGGDLKKAEIWLHKQAQKEGWSKATKLSGRKTKEGLIGLLQEGNTTVLVEVNCETDFVSRNLKFQQLVQQVALGTMLHCQSLKDQLSTYSKGFLNSSELSGLPAGPDRERSLKDQLALAIGKLGENMTLKRAAWVKVPPGFYVGSYVHGAMHSPSLHNLVLGKYGALVICETSEQKANLEDLGRRLGQHVVGMAPLSVGSLDDEPGGEAETKMLSQPYLLDPSITLGQYVQPHGVSVVDFVRFECGELEEATEAE, encoded by the exons ATGTCCCTGCTTCGGTCGCTACGCTTGTTCCTGGACGCGCGGACCGGGACTCTCCCG GCCGGGTCCCTTGGGCTTCAGTCGCCCCAGCCACGGCACACCATTCACGCTGCGTCCTGGTTGTCTGCCTCTTCTTCCAGCAAGGAGCTCCTTATGAAGCTGCGGCAGAAAACAGGCTACTCCTTTGTAAATTGCAAGAAAGCTCTGGAAACTTGTGGTGGAGATCTCAAAAAG GCAGAGATCTGGCTTCACAAGCAGGCCCAGAAGGAGGGCTGGAGCAAAGCTACCAAGCTCAGTGGGAGAAAGACTAAAGAAGGACTGATTGGGCTGCTGCAAGAAGGAAATACTACTGTATTAGTAGAG GTAAACTGTGAGACAGATTTTGTTTccagaaatttaaaatttcaacaGTTGGTCCAGCAGGTAGCCCTGGGAACCATGTTGCATTGTCAGAGCCTAAAGGATCAACTCTCCACGTACAGTAAA GGCTTCCTGAATTCCTCTGAGCTTTCTGGACTTCCAGCTGGGCCTGACAGAGAACGCTCTCTCAAGGATCAACTGGCCTTAGCAATAG ggAAACTAGGAGAAAACATGACTCTTAAACGAGCTGCATGGGTGAAGGTGCCACCTGGGTTCTACGTTGGCTCTTATGTCCATGGAGCAATGCACAGTCCCTCGCTCCACAACCTGGTGCTGGGGAAGTATGGGGCCCTGGTCATCTGTGAGACATCTGAACAGAAAGCAAACCTTGAAGACCTTGGCCGCCGTCTTGGGCAGCATGTGGTGGGCATGGCTCCCCTTTCTGTTGGCTCCCTGGATGATGAACCCGGGGGAGAGGCAGAGACCAAGATGCTGTCCCAACCATACTTGCTGGATCCCTCCATCACATTGGGACAGTATGTGCAGCCCCATGGGGTTTCTGTAGTAGACTTTGTGCGGTTTGAATGTGGagaacttgaagaggcaacagagGCTGAATAG
- the Eef1akmt3 gene encoding EEF1A lysine methyltransferase 3, with the protein MANCRRDPESEPESVFPHEVSLFTDSYSEKSRFSFCGHVLNITQNFGSRLGVAAGVWDSALSLCNYFESHNVDFRGKKVIELGAGTGIVGILAALQGGDVTITDLPVALEQIKGNVQANVPAGGRVQVCALSWGIDQHVFPGDYDIVLGADIVYMEPTFPLLLGTLQHLCGHHGTIYLASKMREEHGTENFFQHLLPQHFQLELAQRDEDKNVNIYRARHREPRPA; encoded by the exons ATGGCGAACTGCCGCCGGGATCCTGAATCAGAGCCGGAGTCAGTGTTCCCTCACGAAGTCAGCCTCTTTACCGACTCTTACTCCGAGAAAAGCCGGTTCAGTTTCTGTGGGCATGTACTGAACATCACGCAGAATTTTGGTTCACGACTCGGGGTGGCTGCAGGCGTGTGGGATTCG GCTCTGAGCTTGTGCAACTATTTCGAGAGTCACAATGTGGATTTTCGAGGCAAGAAGGTGATCGAACTGGGCGCAGGGACCGGCATCGTGGGAATCTTGGCAGCGCTGCAGG GGGGGGATGTTACCATCACTGACCTGCCAGTGGCCCTAGAGCAGATCAAGGGCAATGTCCAGGCTAACGTGCCAGCCGGAGGCCGGGTCCAGGTTTGTGCCTTGTCCTGGGGGATTGATCAGCATGTTTTCCCTGGAGACTATGACATAGTGCTGGGGGCTGATATCGTGTACATGGAGCCCACCTTCCCACTGCTACTGGGAACCCTCCAACATCTGTGTGGGCATCATGGCACCATCTACCTGGCCTCCAAGATGAGAGAGGAacatgggacagagaacttctttCAGCACCTTCTTCCCCAGCACTTCCAACTTGAGCTGGCCCAGCGGGATGAGGATAAGAATGTCAACATCTATAGGGCCAGGCACAGGGAACCAAGACCTGCTTAA